The following proteins come from a genomic window of Solwaraspora sp. WMMA2065:
- a CDS encoding FtsK/SpoIIIE domain-containing protein, whose amino-acid sequence MRLLLTVISGGADRDIAMDVEAATPVGAFIEQDGSRSDWYLDGERLDPAWTVSRAGLVAGVRLGDGAPVPGGGVRYLPGDPRTHWLEVHGVGGPSAGQVWPVGLGCHDIGSAPGSAIDPGGSGVPAHAARLTIDEQGRAWVATRGAGARLAMPRPPAQTDPMPAPGHPGHVEQRGSKLRAGHGQEHADEPDASGPGRDGSRRWPTGVDLAVGGSLLRLVSRPAPDAAVTPAVDVPMLDFNRPPRIVPPLLFARRRLPSPPVKPNSRPIPLLMILAPMVMGLAFVFLFRSYFFLLIMALSPILALSNWYTDRRSGRKRYRRDLAEYLRKRSRIMRELTAAVAEERLARCEASPDPATVLYTAVGPGRRLWERRRRDPDHLVLRVGTLDQPSLIEVEDPARPDTDRQLRWTVPDAPVTVDLADRKVIGLAGAAETTYATARWLVLQAAALHSPRDLRIHVLTEQAGKERWGWVRWLPHTRPAEDGIQTGQPYTLVGNDPETVANRVAELVALVAARTKARGSQLGQVLFSEPDILLVVDGARRLRDVSGMVQVLTDGPAVQVFAICIDAEERLLPEECTAVLRADADGLTVRQTGVPEATGVRPDMITAQWCERVARAMAPLRDVTPDETAGLPDRSRLLELLDADPPDGADLAERWSRQPASTSFVIGSGFDGAVALDLVRDGPHALIAGTTGAGKSELLQSMVVSLAAVNRPDELTFVLVDYKGGSAFHSCVRLPHTLGMVTDLDSASVVRALESLGAELRRREEILARAAAKDLVQYRTMRGRDPSLPAVPRLVLVIDEFATLVREVPDFVPGLVSIAQRGRSLGIHLILATQRPAGVVTTDIRANTNLRIALRVTDPMESSDVIDVPDAAMIPAATPGRALARLAHRSTLPFQTGYVGAVYQGAGPDTAESGPAAPVYGTELPWSRLGRALPPPVVTPRGGAAPDELAATDLDVLVNAIEAAAREVGCEQQPSPWLPPLPPVVLLDDLTLPESRTGPGLPPVPYALADLPLQQSQPVLACDLAALGHLYVLGASRSGRSQLLRTLAASLARSLSCADLHLYAVDAAGGSMMALAEFPHCGAVVPRADLERLERLLGRMQGELARRHELLAQHSCAGLDELRSALPPAQRPAHLMLLVDGWDSLAAVLNDHDGGRLLDQFLGLLREGPAAGLHLVMSSERSLLTGRVANLNDHRIMLRMADRTDYSVIGVSHRRVPEVVPPGRGWHSADQAEIQVALLDLDPSGPAQVEAMRRIAARAAARDSAVPAQRRPFPVAGLPAAVTFAEAFAQVPAEQRHPLRALLGIGGDAAAPCYVDFAGRQATFLVAGPPGSGRSNTLATLAVSLLAGGTALVILTPRESVLRRLTVHDRVRAVEGPAPDPAQVTAALDELGSPLVVLVDDVDLLGFANPVEAVLRQVVGTGRDRALGLAYAGTAETLTQSLGGWIAEARRSRQGVLLAPQSAIEGDLVGARVPPGLLRSGGRPGRGYVPDPATGALSTVTIPHTVLR is encoded by the coding sequence ATGCGCCTGCTGCTGACCGTCATCTCCGGCGGTGCCGACCGGGACATCGCGATGGACGTCGAGGCGGCCACCCCGGTGGGCGCGTTCATCGAACAGGACGGCTCCCGGAGCGACTGGTATCTCGACGGAGAGCGGCTGGATCCGGCCTGGACGGTCAGCCGGGCTGGGCTGGTCGCCGGGGTCCGGCTGGGCGACGGTGCGCCGGTACCCGGTGGCGGGGTGCGGTACCTGCCGGGCGACCCTCGGACCCATTGGCTGGAGGTGCACGGCGTCGGTGGCCCGAGCGCCGGGCAGGTCTGGCCGGTCGGCCTGGGCTGTCACGACATCGGTTCGGCGCCCGGGTCCGCGATCGATCCGGGCGGCAGCGGAGTGCCCGCGCACGCCGCCCGGCTCACGATCGACGAGCAAGGTCGCGCCTGGGTGGCCACCCGTGGTGCCGGGGCGCGTCTGGCGATGCCACGGCCCCCAGCCCAGACCGATCCGATGCCCGCACCCGGGCACCCCGGTCACGTCGAGCAGCGCGGGTCGAAGCTCCGCGCCGGACACGGGCAGGAGCACGCGGACGAGCCCGACGCCTCAGGGCCCGGACGCGACGGATCCCGCCGCTGGCCGACCGGTGTGGACCTGGCGGTGGGCGGCAGCCTGCTACGGCTGGTGTCGCGCCCGGCACCGGATGCCGCGGTGACGCCGGCCGTGGACGTGCCGATGCTGGACTTCAACCGGCCGCCACGGATCGTGCCGCCGCTGCTCTTCGCACGGCGACGGCTGCCCAGCCCACCGGTCAAGCCGAACAGCCGCCCGATCCCGCTGCTGATGATCCTCGCCCCGATGGTGATGGGCCTGGCGTTCGTCTTCCTCTTCCGGTCGTACTTCTTCCTGCTGATCATGGCGCTCAGTCCTATCCTGGCATTGTCGAACTGGTACACCGACCGACGCAGCGGCCGTAAGCGGTACCGCAGGGATCTCGCCGAGTACCTTCGTAAGCGCAGCCGGATCATGCGGGAGTTGACGGCGGCGGTCGCCGAGGAACGGTTGGCCCGCTGCGAGGCGTCGCCGGACCCGGCGACCGTTCTGTACACGGCCGTCGGCCCCGGCCGGCGACTGTGGGAACGCCGCCGCCGCGACCCCGACCATCTCGTACTACGGGTCGGCACGTTGGATCAGCCGTCGCTGATCGAGGTGGAGGACCCGGCCCGCCCCGATACGGACCGCCAGCTGCGCTGGACCGTTCCGGACGCGCCGGTCACCGTGGATCTGGCTGACCGGAAGGTGATCGGCCTGGCCGGCGCGGCGGAGACGACGTACGCGACGGCACGCTGGCTCGTCCTCCAGGCCGCCGCCCTGCACAGCCCACGTGACCTGCGGATTCACGTGTTGACCGAGCAGGCCGGGAAGGAACGGTGGGGCTGGGTGCGCTGGCTGCCGCACACCCGACCGGCCGAGGACGGCATCCAGACCGGACAGCCCTACACGCTGGTCGGCAACGACCCGGAGACCGTGGCGAACCGGGTGGCCGAGCTGGTGGCGCTGGTCGCCGCACGGACCAAGGCCCGGGGCTCGCAACTCGGCCAGGTCCTGTTCAGCGAGCCGGACATACTGCTGGTCGTCGACGGCGCCCGCCGGCTGCGCGACGTGTCCGGCATGGTGCAGGTGCTCACCGACGGGCCAGCGGTGCAGGTCTTCGCGATCTGCATCGACGCCGAGGAACGGTTGCTGCCGGAGGAGTGCACGGCGGTGCTACGCGCAGACGCGGACGGGCTGACGGTACGGCAGACCGGCGTGCCCGAGGCCACCGGTGTACGTCCGGACATGATCACCGCCCAGTGGTGCGAGCGGGTGGCCCGGGCGATGGCTCCGCTGCGGGATGTCACCCCGGACGAGACGGCCGGGCTGCCCGACCGCAGCCGACTGCTGGAGCTGCTGGACGCCGACCCGCCGGACGGTGCCGACCTTGCCGAACGTTGGTCCCGCCAACCCGCCTCCACGAGCTTCGTGATCGGTAGTGGTTTCGACGGAGCGGTAGCGCTCGACCTGGTCCGCGACGGGCCGCACGCGCTGATCGCCGGCACCACCGGTGCCGGCAAGTCCGAGCTGTTGCAGTCCATGGTGGTATCTCTGGCCGCAGTGAACCGCCCGGACGAGTTGACCTTCGTGCTGGTCGACTACAAGGGTGGTAGCGCGTTCCACAGTTGTGTACGGCTGCCGCACACCCTCGGCATGGTCACCGACCTGGACAGCGCGTCGGTGGTCCGAGCGTTGGAGTCGCTAGGCGCGGAGTTGCGTCGCCGCGAGGAGATCCTGGCCCGGGCGGCCGCCAAGGACCTCGTGCAGTACCGGACGATGCGTGGCCGCGACCCTTCGCTGCCGGCGGTGCCCCGACTCGTCCTGGTCATCGACGAGTTCGCCACACTCGTCCGGGAGGTTCCGGACTTCGTGCCCGGGCTGGTCAGCATCGCGCAGCGTGGCCGCTCGCTGGGCATCCATCTGATCCTGGCCACCCAGCGCCCGGCTGGTGTGGTGACCACCGACATTCGCGCCAACACCAACCTGCGCATCGCGCTGCGGGTCACCGATCCGATGGAGAGTTCGGACGTCATCGACGTACCGGACGCCGCGATGATTCCGGCGGCGACCCCGGGCCGGGCGCTCGCCCGACTCGCCCACCGGTCCACCCTGCCCTTTCAGACCGGGTACGTCGGCGCGGTGTACCAGGGTGCCGGCCCGGACACCGCTGAGTCCGGGCCGGCCGCTCCGGTGTACGGCACGGAGTTGCCCTGGTCCCGGCTGGGCCGGGCGCTGCCGCCACCGGTGGTGACGCCCCGTGGCGGTGCCGCACCTGACGAGTTGGCCGCCACCGACCTCGACGTACTGGTCAACGCGATCGAAGCCGCCGCCCGGGAGGTGGGCTGCGAGCAGCAGCCGAGCCCATGGCTACCGCCGCTGCCGCCGGTCGTGCTGCTGGACGACCTCACCCTGCCGGAGTCGCGCACCGGGCCCGGTCTGCCGCCGGTACCGTACGCGCTGGCCGACCTGCCGTTGCAGCAGAGCCAGCCGGTGCTCGCCTGTGACCTCGCCGCACTCGGACACCTGTACGTGCTGGGTGCCTCCCGTTCGGGACGGTCGCAGTTGCTGCGCACGCTGGCCGCGTCGCTGGCCAGGTCGCTCTCCTGCGCGGACCTGCATCTGTACGCCGTCGACGCGGCCGGCGGATCGATGATGGCGCTGGCCGAGTTTCCGCACTGCGGTGCGGTGGTGCCCCGGGCCGATCTGGAGCGTCTGGAACGCCTGCTCGGCCGCATGCAGGGCGAGCTTGCCCGCCGACACGAGTTGCTGGCCCAGCACTCCTGCGCCGGCCTCGACGAACTGCGGTCGGCGCTGCCGCCAGCGCAGCGTCCGGCACACCTGATGCTGCTGGTGGACGGCTGGGACTCGCTGGCTGCCGTCCTCAACGACCACGACGGCGGACGGCTGCTGGACCAGTTTCTCGGCCTGCTACGCGAGGGGCCGGCCGCTGGGCTGCATCTCGTGATGTCCTCGGAGCGGTCGCTGTTGACCGGGCGGGTGGCGAATCTCAACGACCACCGGATCATGCTGCGGATGGCCGACCGCACCGACTACTCGGTGATCGGTGTCAGTCACCGTCGGGTGCCGGAGGTGGTGCCGCCCGGACGGGGCTGGCACTCGGCGGACCAGGCGGAGATTCAGGTCGCCCTGCTGGACCTGGATCCGTCCGGCCCGGCGCAGGTCGAGGCGATGCGTCGGATCGCGGCTCGGGCCGCCGCCCGCGACAGCGCGGTGCCGGCGCAGCGACGGCCGTTCCCGGTGGCCGGCCTGCCCGCCGCAGTCACCTTCGCCGAGGCGTTTGCACAGGTCCCGGCTGAGCAGCGGCATCCGCTGCGGGCGCTGCTCGGGATCGGCGGCGACGCCGCCGCACCCTGCTATGTGGACTTCGCTGGCCGGCAGGCCACATTTCTGGTCGCCGGTCCGCCCGGCTCGGGCCGCAGCAACACGCTGGCCACGCTCGCGGTGTCGCTACTGGCCGGGGGCACCGCGCTGGTCATCCTGACGCCCCGCGAGTCGGTGTTGCGCCGGTTGACGGTGCATGACCGGGTGCGGGCGGTCGAGGGGCCTGCACCGGACCCGGCGCAGGTGACCGCCGCGCTGGATGAGCTGGGCAGCCCGCTGGTGGTGCTGGTCGACGACGTCGACCTGTTGGGTTTCGCCAATCCAGTGGAAGCGGTACTGCGCCAGGTGGTGGGCACCGGCCGGGACCGGGCACTCGGTCTGGCGTACGCGGGAACGGCAGAGACCCTCACCCAGTCGTTGGGTGGCTGGATCGCCGAGGCCCGTCGCTCACGGCAGGGCGTGCTGTTGGCGCCGCAGTCGGCCATCGAGGGTGACCTGGTCGGAGCCAGGGTGCCGCCGGGGCTGCTGCGCTCCGGTGGGCGACCTGGTCGCGGCTACGTTCCGGATCCGGCGACCGGCGCATTGAGTACGGTCACGATTCCGCACACCGTGCTGCGCTGA
- a CDS encoding ISAs1 family transposase, translated as MPAPASLLINAVQGQSDQRTRPVLLGRDGQESLAAALSRVPDPRDARGVRHRLPTVVGLALAAVLAESASVYAVGQWIAGCSQRTLKAFGARVDPVTGRYVGPDEKTVRGLCARLDGDALDAAVGRWLQRRADAAARAKARVGVRPLRDRKARRRAKAAGQRHRRASARDRHRPRLPQVAVDGKTSRGARTRDRAAPHLLAALTCAGVVLAQCQVPGRSNEIAAFTGLLTPLDLADHVVTADAMQTQRKHARWLREVKEMPAPPDLNFPHVAQVFLIERAVTVKGRTSYQAMLYVTSLTAGQADAADLLAYVRQHWGIEVLHWVRDVTFREDASQIRTGNAPRVMATLRNVSVSLLRIHDTTNIAAALRYNARNNSRIRGCRSVQPPWCRSAPRMSS; from the coding sequence GTGCCCGCGCCTGCATCATTGCTGATCAACGCTGTCCAAGGCCAGTCGGACCAGAGGACACGGCCTGTCCTGTTGGGCCGTGACGGGCAGGAAAGCCTGGCGGCGGCGTTGTCGCGGGTTCCCGATCCGCGAGACGCGCGGGGTGTCCGGCATCGGCTTCCGACGGTGGTCGGGTTGGCCCTCGCCGCGGTCCTGGCCGAAAGTGCGTCGGTGTACGCGGTCGGGCAGTGGATCGCCGGATGTTCGCAGAGGACGTTGAAGGCGTTCGGTGCCCGGGTGGACCCGGTGACCGGCCGGTACGTCGGCCCGGACGAGAAGACGGTGCGGGGGTTGTGTGCCCGACTCGACGGTGACGCGTTGGACGCCGCCGTGGGCCGGTGGCTGCAGCGCCGCGCGGACGCGGCGGCGCGGGCGAAAGCCCGGGTCGGGGTGCGGCCGTTGCGGGACCGAAAGGCCCGACGCCGGGCCAAGGCCGCTGGCCAGCGACACCGCCGCGCCAGCGCGCGGGACCGTCACCGGCCACGGTTGCCGCAGGTCGCGGTGGACGGCAAGACCAGCCGGGGCGCGCGGACCCGCGACCGGGCGGCGCCGCATCTGCTGGCCGCGCTCACCTGCGCCGGGGTGGTCCTCGCCCAGTGTCAGGTCCCGGGCAGGAGCAACGAGATCGCCGCGTTCACCGGGCTGTTGACGCCGTTGGACCTCGCTGATCACGTGGTGACCGCCGACGCGATGCAGACGCAGCGCAAGCATGCCCGCTGGCTGCGGGAGGTCAAGGAGATGCCCGCCCCGCCGGATCTGAACTTTCCGCACGTCGCGCAGGTGTTCCTGATCGAGCGCGCCGTCACCGTGAAGGGCCGTACCAGCTACCAGGCGATGCTGTATGTCACCAGCCTCACCGCCGGACAGGCCGACGCCGCTGATCTGCTGGCCTACGTCCGTCAGCACTGGGGAATCGAGGTCCTCCACTGGGTGAGGGATGTGACCTTCCGGGAGGACGCTTCCCAGATCCGTACCGGCAACGCGCCGCGCGTCATGGCGACCCTACGAAACGTGTCGGTCAGCCTCCTGAGAATCCACGACACCACCAACATCGCCGCCGCCCTGCGCTACAACGCCCGCAACAACAGCCGAATCCGGGGGTGTCGATCCGTGCAACCCCCGTGGTGCAGGTCAGCGCCGAGAATGTCGAGCTGA
- a CDS encoding transposase produces the protein MQRKHHALFVRLRDRRDDYLRFITDPTVPFNNNAADRTIRLPKLRVKVSGSMRTMTGAEHFAAIRSYTATRHGINMLDALTQAATGTPWIPTTV, from the coding sequence CTGCAACGCAAGCACCACGCCCTGTTCGTACGGCTCCGCGACCGACGCGACGACTACCTGAGGTTCATCACCGACCCGACCGTGCCGTTCAACAACAACGCCGCCGACCGGACCATCCGCCTGCCGAAACTCCGCGTCAAGGTCTCCGGCAGCATGCGCACCATGACCGGAGCCGAACACTTCGCCGCGATCCGCAGCTACACCGCCACCCGACACGGCATCAACATGCTCGACGCACTCACCCAAGCCGCCACCGGCACCCCCTGGATCCCCACAACCGTCTGA
- a CDS encoding transposase, giving the protein MDAAARRAVDVVKPVAWVVDDIGFPKDGKSSPGGARQYSGTLGKVANCQIGVSVHAGVDTASRPLDWRLFLPVLWDGDAVDEANRAEVTARRGRCQILEGEHHRPKRALVVEMLDELAEHRLRPPLVPADAGYGDNSQFRSTLDRLEIGYIMRVDGGALATSRMYGRSSGCVPAWRTVLKPHLAASGVTLGREGDTFQACSVVTWCEIPRRPKSPRRSRRC; this is encoded by the coding sequence GTGGATGCGGCGGCCCGCCGCGCTGTCGATGTGGTCAAGCCGGTGGCGTGGGTGGTGGACGACATCGGCTTCCCGAAGGACGGCAAAAGTTCGCCGGGCGGGGCCAGGCAGTACTCCGGCACCCTGGGCAAGGTCGCGAACTGTCAGATCGGGGTGAGCGTCCACGCGGGCGTCGACACCGCGTCGCGTCCTCTGGACTGGCGGTTGTTTCTGCCGGTGCTGTGGGACGGCGACGCGGTCGATGAGGCGAACCGGGCCGAGGTGACCGCCCGTCGGGGCCGGTGCCAGATACTCGAGGGTGAGCATCATCGGCCGAAGCGGGCACTGGTGGTGGAAATGCTCGACGAGCTGGCCGAGCACAGGCTGCGTCCGCCGCTCGTGCCCGCGGACGCCGGCTACGGGGACAACAGCCAGTTCCGCAGCACCCTGGACCGGCTGGAAATCGGTTACATCATGCGGGTCGACGGCGGCGCACTCGCCACAAGCCGGATGTATGGTAGGTCGAGCGGGTGTGTTCCGGCTTGGCGCACGGTTCTCAAACCGCACCTCGCAGCCTCCGGAGTGACGCTCGGCCGCGAAGGGGACACATTTCAAGCCTGCAGTGTCGTCACCTGGTGCGAGATCCCTCGACGTCCCAAGTCACCTCGTCGCAGTCGACGATGTTAG
- a CDS encoding MFS transporter: MTPQTVPVRQPPPYRDGNVLRWLAGLGVSIVGDQVYFVALAWTAVQVAGAGGAGLVLATASVSRLVLLPVGGAVVDRWGVRRLMLGSDALRCAVMVAAAVATATTEPALAVLIVVALVFGAVDAVFLPAVGALPPYLVASEHLARLQGMRMTLARGAIVAGAPLGGAVVAAHGITAAFALNALTFAVSVLALATVRVRPGAAAKPAGGSRGMGREVRAGLAVAARSPLLRTILLVSAVAELGFTGPFNVGIALLAQERGWGATGVGLIVGGFGVGAALAAVAVAVLGRLPRAGLLIGPLAFVTGAALAGVGFAPARQWAVAASVLLGVSIGLAGALGMALLQAHTPPQYLGRVMSLSSLAGYGGIPVSYALTGLVAGLWGPAAAFMGGTALAAAAGLTALSNQTLRRAVLPVAR, translated from the coding sequence ATGACGCCGCAGACGGTTCCGGTCCGGCAACCGCCTCCTTACCGGGACGGGAACGTCCTGCGCTGGCTCGCTGGGCTGGGCGTGTCGATTGTGGGTGATCAAGTCTACTTCGTGGCGTTGGCCTGGACCGCTGTCCAGGTTGCTGGTGCCGGTGGGGCCGGGTTGGTCCTGGCCACCGCTTCGGTATCCCGGCTGGTGCTGCTCCCGGTGGGTGGGGCGGTGGTCGACCGGTGGGGTGTGCGGCGGCTGATGCTTGGCAGCGACGCGCTGCGTTGCGCGGTGATGGTCGCTGCGGCGGTGGCTACGGCCACCACGGAACCAGCCCTCGCGGTGCTGATCGTGGTGGCGCTGGTGTTTGGCGCGGTCGACGCGGTGTTCCTGCCCGCTGTCGGGGCGCTGCCGCCGTATCTGGTGGCGTCCGAGCACCTCGCCCGGCTGCAGGGCATGCGGATGACGCTGGCGCGGGGGGCGATCGTTGCCGGTGCGCCGCTCGGCGGGGCGGTCGTGGCCGCACACGGGATCACGGCGGCGTTCGCGCTCAACGCGCTCACCTTCGCCGTTTCTGTGCTCGCGCTCGCCACGGTCAGGGTCCGCCCCGGAGCGGCAGCCAAGCCCGCCGGGGGATCCCGGGGTATGGGTAGAGAGGTCCGGGCCGGACTGGCTGTGGCCGCGCGGTCGCCGTTGCTGCGTACCATCCTGCTCGTCTCGGCGGTTGCCGAGTTGGGCTTCACCGGCCCGTTCAACGTGGGCATCGCGCTGCTGGCCCAGGAGCGCGGTTGGGGTGCTACGGGGGTCGGCCTGATCGTCGGCGGCTTCGGTGTCGGTGCCGCGCTGGCAGCGGTGGCCGTGGCAGTGCTCGGCCGGCTCCCGCGCGCCGGCCTGCTCATTGGCCCTCTCGCCTTCGTGACGGGGGCCGCGCTCGCTGGTGTCGGTTTTGCCCCGGCCAGGCAATGGGCGGTCGCCGCGTCGGTACTGCTCGGCGTCAGCATCGGTCTGGCTGGCGCGCTCGGGATGGCCCTGCTGCAGGCGCACACACCGCCGCAGTACCTGGGCAGGGTGATGAGTCTGAGCAGCCTGGCCGGTTACGGTGGCATTCCGGTCAGCTACGCGCTCACCGGTTTGGTCGCCGGGCTGTGGGGACCGGCGGCGGCATTTATGGGCGGCACCGCCCTCGCGGCCGCTGCAGGGCTCACCGCGCTGTCGAACCAGACGCTACGTCGCGCCGTGCTGCCCGTCGCGCGTTGA
- a CDS encoding transposase has translation MRVDGRLAWLHSTSTHTDVLLTVHRRHGVDGLVLPAFTGVAVHDAWAPYNTYTDAVHALRNAHVLRELVYVVDTVAGQVADLAGQAIAALRQLNRLTVTARVGGGEPDPADLAEQAHLLRSAVVLGATATATGQASCNASTTPCSYGSATDATTT, from the coding sequence ATGCGCGTCGACGGTCGCCTGGCCTGGCTGCACTCCACCTCCACGCACACCGACGTGCTGCTGACGGTCCACCGCAGACACGGTGTCGACGGACTGGTGCTGCCCGCCTTCACCGGCGTCGCGGTACACGACGCATGGGCCCCGTACAACACCTACACCGACGCGGTCCACGCCCTGCGCAACGCCCACGTGCTGCGGGAACTGGTCTATGTGGTCGACACCGTCGCCGGACAGGTCGCCGACCTCGCCGGCCAGGCCATCGCAGCCCTGCGGCAGCTGAACCGCCTGACGGTCACGGCCCGCGTCGGCGGTGGTGAACCCGACCCGGCCGACCTGGCCGAACAGGCACACCTGCTGCGCTCGGCTGTCGTGCTCGGCGCCACCGCCACCGCCACCGGACAGGCAAGCTGCAACGCAAGCACCACGCCCTGTTCGTACGGCTCCGCGACCGACGCGACGACTACCTGA
- a CDS encoding helix-turn-helix domain-containing protein, with translation MPPGSNRRLTNVAELRMFAHPLRLRLLYALTVEREATASRLAELVDESLSLVGYHLRELATHGLIEEAPCRSGDRRERWWRKTHEGFSFAGSEFADDPQARGVAVAARRQMLAHQISRLERWIDEDHAWGEAWIDASFSSDSLLRLTAPELAELSAELTTVVQKWAERGRVGAEDRPDEPGREPVLMFIHAFPFRP, from the coding sequence ATGCCACCCGGATCGAACCGGCGACTCACGAACGTTGCCGAGCTACGGATGTTCGCCCATCCATTGCGGCTGCGGTTGCTCTACGCGCTGACCGTGGAGCGGGAGGCGACTGCGTCCCGGCTCGCCGAGTTGGTCGACGAGTCGCTCTCACTGGTCGGCTACCACCTGCGGGAGCTGGCCACGCACGGCCTCATCGAGGAGGCGCCGTGCCGCTCTGGTGACCGGCGGGAGCGCTGGTGGCGCAAGACCCACGAGGGTTTCAGCTTCGCGGGGTCGGAGTTCGCCGACGATCCGCAGGCCCGTGGCGTGGCGGTCGCGGCCAGGCGTCAGATGCTGGCCCATCAGATTAGCCGGCTCGAACGGTGGATCGACGAGGATCACGCCTGGGGCGAGGCGTGGATCGACGCCTCGTTCTCCAGCGACTCCCTGCTCCGTCTCACGGCGCCCGAGTTGGCCGAGCTGAGTGCCGAGCTGACGACGGTGGTGCAGAAGTGGGCCGAGCGCGGGCGAGTCGGTGCCGAGGATCGGCCCGACGAGCCCGGCCGGGAGCCGGTTCTGATGTTCATCCACGCCTTCCCGTTCAGGCCATGA
- the ltrA gene encoding group II intron reverse transcriptase/maturase: MTAHAFALAMAALGVNGPEDDRAGWDAIDWRTCEDNVRRLRQRIFAASRDGDLKKVRNLQKLMLRSRSNAVVAVRRVTERNAGRRTAGVDRQVVVTGEQKAELADWIQNDAKPWTPLPVKRVYVPKSNGRRRGLGIPVIADRALQALTVSALEPEWEARFEPKSYGFRPGRGCHDAIVAIHTTSSRTDAKRLWVLDADLAAAFDRLDHDHICRSLGWFPGRGLVRQWLKAGVVEDGRFTPTEEGAPQGGVISPLLMNVALHGMEAAAGVRYHVTGTRAGKTMDGCPVVVRYADDLIALCHSREQAEQVKAALAGWLAPRGLVFNEDKTRITHLTEGVDFLGFNIRRYPNGKLLTKPSNDAVRRIRRRLSVEVRALRGSNADAMIGKLNPIINGWCAYYRIGVSKRVFNALDAHAWKLVYKWARFTHANKPRRWVVARYFGEFNSSRRDRWVFGSRETGCYLRKFAWTPIVRHRMVAGTASPDDPTLTDYWTRRRRRSNLPVDTTTLRLLRAQHGRCPICRDLLLHADHEPRSPREWEQWLTATRRAVRRHAVTVWGAGTPDERVANRLIHTHCHRRTTSNGSPALPPTREPPGLA, from the coding sequence ATGACAGCTCATGCCTTCGCGTTGGCGATGGCGGCTCTCGGCGTGAACGGACCGGAGGACGACCGTGCTGGCTGGGACGCCATCGATTGGCGGACCTGCGAGGACAACGTACGGCGGCTACGGCAGCGGATCTTCGCGGCGTCGCGGGACGGGGACCTGAAGAAGGTCCGGAACTTGCAGAAGTTGATGCTCCGCTCGCGCAGTAACGCCGTGGTGGCGGTGCGGCGGGTGACGGAGCGCAATGCTGGTCGCAGGACGGCCGGGGTGGACCGGCAGGTCGTGGTGACTGGGGAGCAGAAGGCCGAACTGGCCGACTGGATCCAGAACGACGCCAAGCCGTGGACTCCCCTGCCGGTCAAGCGCGTGTATGTGCCCAAGAGCAACGGCCGCCGTCGCGGCCTCGGGATTCCCGTGATCGCTGACCGGGCGCTGCAAGCCCTGACGGTGAGCGCGCTGGAGCCCGAATGGGAGGCCCGGTTCGAGCCGAAATCCTACGGCTTCCGACCGGGTCGTGGCTGCCACGACGCCATCGTGGCCATCCACACGACGTCGAGCCGCACCGACGCCAAACGGCTGTGGGTGCTCGACGCCGACCTGGCGGCGGCGTTCGACCGGCTCGACCACGACCACATCTGCCGGTCGCTGGGCTGGTTCCCCGGACGGGGACTGGTCCGGCAGTGGTTGAAGGCGGGCGTGGTCGAGGACGGCCGGTTCACCCCCACCGAGGAGGGCGCTCCCCAGGGCGGGGTGATCAGTCCGTTGCTCATGAACGTTGCTCTGCACGGCATGGAGGCCGCCGCCGGGGTCCGCTACCACGTCACCGGCACCCGTGCCGGGAAGACGATGGACGGTTGCCCGGTCGTGGTCCGCTACGCCGACGATCTGATCGCCTTGTGTCACTCCCGTGAGCAGGCCGAACAGGTCAAGGCGGCACTGGCCGGATGGCTGGCGCCCAGGGGTCTGGTCTTCAACGAGGACAAGACCCGGATCACGCACCTGACCGAGGGCGTGGACTTCCTGGGGTTCAACATCCGCCGCTACCCCAACGGCAAGCTGCTGACCAAGCCGAGCAACGACGCGGTGCGACGGATCCGCAGACGCCTGTCCGTGGAGGTGCGGGCCCTGCGCGGGTCCAACGCCGACGCGATGATCGGCAAGCTCAACCCGATCATCAACGGATGGTGCGCCTACTACCGGATCGGGGTGTCCAAACGCGTGTTCAACGCGCTGGACGCCCACGCGTGGAAACTGGTCTACAAGTGGGCCAGGTTCACCCACGCGAACAAGCCGAGACGCTGGGTGGTAGCCCGGTACTTCGGCGAGTTCAACTCGTCCCGGCGCGACAGGTGGGTATTCGGGAGCCGGGAAACCGGCTGCTACCTGCGCAAGTTCGCCTGGACTCCGATTGTCCGGCACCGGATGGTCGCAGGGACGGCATCACCCGACGACCCGACCCTGACCGACTACTGGACCCGGCGGCGTCGCCGCAGCAACCTCCCGGTGGACACCACCACACTGCGGCTCCTGCGAGCCCAGCACGGCCGGTGTCCGATCTGCCGAGACCTGCTGCTGCACGCCGACCACGAGCCGAGAAGCCCACGTGAGTGGGAACAATGGCTCACCGCCACCCGCAGAGCGGTCCGCAGACACGCGGTCACCGTCTGGGGAGCGGGAACACCGGACGAACGCGTCGCCAACCGCCTCATACACACCCACTGCCACCGCCGGACCACCAGCAACGGCAGCCCAGCACTTCCGCCCACCCGCGAGCCTCCAGGGCTTGCTTGA